In Aliarcobacter faecis, a genomic segment contains:
- a CDS encoding TIGR01777 family oxidoreductase, translating to MKTIVISGASGFVGQSLVEFFSKQNYKVVQIKREILNKPSKLDEQIQSCDVLINLSGANIINRWSDEYKKLLYSSRINTTKSLVESLNRVQNKPKMFISTSAVGIYDNKTTYDEDGSYSNDFLSTLCQEWEKEAKKVNNDFTKVTIFRFGIVLGKNGGAISKMMLPFKLGLGGVIGSGKQYFSYIHIDDLIKAYSFVIEKELDGVFNLTAPTPTTNFEFTKTFGKILNRPTIFPVPEFVLKLIFSEGAKVLSDGQSAVPKKLLDSGFEFKYKNIEECLKEICKK from the coding sequence ATGAAAACTATTGTTATATCTGGAGCTAGTGGATTTGTTGGGCAAAGTTTAGTTGAGTTTTTTTCTAAACAAAACTATAAAGTAGTACAAATAAAAAGAGAGATTTTGAATAAGCCTTCAAAATTAGATGAGCAAATACAAAGTTGTGATGTACTTATAAATCTAAGTGGTGCAAATATTATAAATAGATGGAGCGATGAGTATAAAAAGCTTTTATATAGTAGCAGAATCAATACAACTAAAAGTTTAGTAGAGAGTTTAAATAGAGTTCAAAATAAGCCAAAAATGTTTATTTCAACTTCAGCTGTTGGGATTTATGATAATAAAACAACCTATGATGAAGATGGCTCTTATTCAAATGATTTTTTATCAACTCTTTGCCAAGAGTGGGAAAAAGAGGCAAAAAAAGTAAACAATGATTTTACAAAAGTTACAATATTTAGATTTGGAATAGTTTTAGGAAAAAATGGAGGAGCTATAAGTAAAATGATGCTTCCATTTAAACTAGGGCTTGGAGGAGTTATCGGAAGTGGAAAACAATATTTTTCTTATATTCATATAGATGATTTAATTAAAGCTTACTCTTTTGTAATAGAAAAAGAGCTAGATGGAGTTTTTAATCTTACAGCTCCAACTCCAACAACAAATTTTGAGTTTACAAAAACTTTTGGAAAAATTCTAAATAGACCAACAATCTTTCCAGTTCCAGAGTTTGTTTTAAAACTAATATTTAGTGAAGGTGCAAAAGTTTTAAGTGATGGGCAAAGTGCAGTTCCTAAAAAACTTTTAGATAGTGGATTTGAGTTTAAGTATAAGAATATAGAAGAGTGTTTAAAAGAGATTTGTAAAAAGTAG
- the ppnP gene encoding pyrimidine/purine nucleoside phosphorylase, with the protein MQSFKDVELIKKANIYFDGNVTSRTFIDSNGDKKSLGIMMVGEYLFGTVEAEIMEIIEGEVEVKLKGEEEWKTYKSGSSFSIPSNSSFDIKVKTISDYCCSYIK; encoded by the coding sequence ATGCAAAGCTTTAAAGATGTAGAACTAATAAAAAAAGCAAATATTTACTTTGATGGAAATGTTACAAGTAGAACTTTTATAGACTCTAATGGAGATAAAAAATCTCTTGGAATTATGATGGTTGGAGAGTATCTTTTTGGTACTGTGGAAGCTGAAATTATGGAGATTATAGAAGGTGAAGTAGAGGTTAAATTAAAAGGAGAAGAGGAGTGGAAAACTTATAAAAGTGGAAGCTCTTTTTCTATTCCTTCCAATTCAAGTTTTGATATAAAAGTAAAAACAATAAGTGATTATTGTTGTAGTTATATAAAGTAG
- the hemL gene encoding glutamate-1-semialdehyde 2,1-aminomutase: MFKKSIKAYKKACEVIPGGVDSPVRAFKSVGGTPPFIKKGKGAYLYDIDGNRYLDFVQSWGPLIFGHCDKDIEKAVIKTVKDGLSFGAPTLLETKLAQEIVEMYDNIDKVRFVSSGTEATMSAIRLARGVTNKNDIVKFEGCYHGHSDSLLVQAGSGMATFGSPSSPGVPEDLTKHTLLCEYNNVEQLKKCFEQSSNIACIIIEPIAGNMGLVPASNEFLIACRELCDKYGALLIFDEVMSGFRASLKGASGILDIKADILTFGKVIGAGMPVGAFASSKEIMSQLSPEGKIYQAGTLSGNPVAMAAGLESLRKLKANPKIYDELSKKAKRLVNGLQKVAQDNGIALQVNTRGSMFGFFFCENEPKNFKEVGLCDFKRFATFHHEMLKRGFYFACSQYEAGFICTKITNDMIDDCIKAAATVMKNLK; encoded by the coding sequence ATGTTTAAAAAATCTATAAAAGCTTATAAAAAGGCTTGTGAAGTAATTCCTGGTGGGGTTGATTCACCAGTTCGAGCATTTAAAAGTGTAGGTGGAACACCTCCTTTTATAAAAAAAGGAAAAGGTGCATATTTGTATGATATTGATGGAAATAGATATTTAGATTTTGTACAAAGCTGGGGACCACTAATTTTTGGACATTGTGATAAAGATATTGAGAAAGCAGTTATTAAAACTGTAAAAGATGGTTTAAGTTTTGGAGCACCGACTCTTTTAGAGACAAAATTAGCTCAAGAGATTGTTGAAATGTATGACAATATTGACAAAGTACGATTTGTAAGCTCTGGAACAGAAGCAACTATGAGTGCTATTAGATTAGCACGAGGTGTTACAAATAAAAATGATATTGTAAAATTTGAGGGGTGTTATCATGGGCATTCTGACTCTTTGTTAGTTCAAGCAGGTTCTGGAATGGCAACTTTTGGAAGTCCAAGTAGCCCAGGAGTTCCTGAAGATTTGACAAAACATACATTACTTTGTGAATATAACAATGTAGAGCAACTTAAAAAATGTTTTGAGCAAAGTAGTAATATTGCTTGTATAATTATTGAACCAATTGCTGGAAATATGGGATTAGTTCCTGCTTCAAATGAATTTTTAATAGCTTGTAGAGAGCTTTGTGATAAATATGGAGCTTTATTAATATTTGATGAAGTTATGAGTGGATTTAGAGCAAGTTTAAAAGGTGCTAGTGGGATATTAGATATTAAAGCTGATATTCTTACATTTGGAAAAGTAATTGGTGCAGGTATGCCAGTTGGTGCTTTTGCTTCTTCAAAAGAGATTATGAGTCAACTTTCTCCTGAAGGAAAAATCTATCAAGCTGGAACTTTAAGTGGAAATCCTGTTGCTATGGCGGCTGGTCTTGAAAGCCTTAGAAAATTAAAAGCAAATCCAAAAATTTATGATGAGTTAAGTAAAAAAGCAAAAAGATTGGTAAATGGACTTCAAAAAGTCGCACAAGACAATGGTATAGCTCTTCAAGTAAATACAAGAGGAAGTATGTTTGGATTTTTCTTTTGTGAAAATGAGCCTAAAAACTTTAAAGAAGTAGGGCTTTGTGATTTCAAAAGATTTGCAACATTCCACCATGAGATGTTAAAAAGAGGCTTTTATTTTGCTTGTAGTCAATATGAGGCTGGATTTATTTGTACAAAAATTACAAATGATATGATAGATGATTGTATAAAAGCAGCTGCAACTGTTATGAAGAATTTAAAATAA
- a CDS encoding sensor histidine kinase, with amino-acid sequence MLKNELKISYKDWINVLIIAILFGFFQSLILYFLNKNLQTFSTTIFSISTAFFITVFAIILISFSNRYILPKIDKRFWTIFSLFFSFLSGFLGFILVFFIFLDSNFEIIILVTPFWLNLAVIIGFLTLLIALILHQFVFLKNKNSQIEKEILESKLKSLENELNPHFLFNALNSVSQLIYIDKQKAENAVLQLSKFLRNAINKESLVTLENEIFMVQTYVSIENIRFDDKIVLHIDEFKDLKFVKIPKFSIQLLVENGIKHGYLGKELNIFIKFSKNSIKVSNDGKKSLNIKFKTGLLNLQNRLRLLNIGELEFLVDDENMAFCIILKDKI; translated from the coding sequence ATGCTTAAAAATGAACTAAAAATATCTTATAAAGATTGGATAAATGTTTTAATAATAGCAATATTATTTGGTTTCTTTCAATCTTTGATACTCTATTTTTTAAATAAAAATTTACAAACTTTTTCTACAACAATTTTTAGTATTAGCACAGCTTTTTTTATAACAGTTTTTGCAATAATTTTAATTAGCTTTTCAAATAGATATATTCTTCCAAAGATTGATAAAAGATTTTGGACTATTTTTAGCCTTTTTTTCTCTTTTTTATCTGGATTTCTTGGATTTATTTTAGTTTTTTTTATTTTTCTTGATTCAAATTTTGAAATCATAATTTTAGTAACTCCATTTTGGTTAAATTTGGCAGTTATTATTGGATTTTTAACTCTTTTAATAGCTTTGATTCTGCATCAATTTGTATTTTTGAAAAATAAAAATAGTCAAATAGAAAAAGAGATTTTAGAATCAAAACTAAAATCTTTAGAAAATGAGTTAAACCCTCATTTTTTATTTAATGCTTTAAATTCAGTATCTCAACTAATATATATTGATAAACAAAAGGCTGAAAATGCAGTTTTACAGCTATCAAAATTTTTAAGAAATGCCATAAATAAGGAGAGTTTAGTTACCCTTGAAAATGAGATTTTTATGGTACAAACCTATGTGAGTATTGAAAATATTAGATTTGATGATAAAATAGTTTTGCATATAGATGAGTTTAAAGATTTGAAATTTGTAAAAATACCAAAATTCTCAATTCAACTTTTAGTAGAAAATGGTATAAAACATGGATATTTAGGTAAAGAGTTGAATATATTTATAAAATTTAGTAAAAATTCTATAAAAGTTTCAAATGATGGTAAAAAAAGTTTAAATATAAAATTTAAAACAGGTTTATTAAATTTACAAAATAGATTGAGATTATTGAATATTGGGGAGTTGGAATTTTTAGTAGATGATGAAAATATGGCTTTTTGTATTATTTTAAAGGATAAAATTTGA
- a CDS encoding cryptochrome/photolyase family protein yields the protein MKQILWFRRDLRVVDSEILANAKGEVLPIFIFDKNILEKLSKEDKRVTFIYKSVNELKESLKKIGLDLAIFFDIPKNVFTKLKQEGFSEILTSIDFDFYAKKRDEEVERILPLRRFLDSFLIDPKDILKSDKTPYKVFTPFYNSLEPLHQSNSIKEFEISKNIKKVDFDYSFIPTLEDLGFIEQKLPDFLYKSADELIEDFSKKLNSYQENRDYIYLDAGSKLSVHLRFGLISPKMIFNRVKKLQVSKKEINFFIRELIWREFYNYILYHFPQSEFENLNKIEVNWSQNDENFKKWCEGKTGVPIIDAAMRYFNNTGLMHNRLRMIVASYLVKNLLIDWKKGENYFAQKLLDYEKSSNIGSWQWAASTGVDAVPYFRVFNPYLQSKKFDANAVFIKSILKELKDIPVKLIHIENGVQENIFLDYPKQIIGISTSRNRAILEFKRANSEKF from the coding sequence ATGAAACAAATTTTATGGTTTAGAAGAGATTTAAGAGTAGTTGATAGTGAGATATTGGCAAATGCAAAAGGTGAAGTGCTACCAATATTTATTTTTGATAAAAATATTTTAGAAAAACTCTCAAAAGAAGATAAAAGAGTTACATTTATCTATAAAAGTGTTAATGAACTAAAAGAGAGTTTGAAAAAGATTGGGCTTGATTTAGCAATATTTTTTGATATACCTAAAAATGTCTTTACAAAATTAAAACAAGAGGGGTTTAGTGAAATTTTAACCTCTATTGATTTTGACTTTTATGCAAAAAAAAGAGATGAAGAAGTAGAGAGGATTTTACCTCTTAGAAGATTTTTAGATTCATTTTTGATTGATCCAAAAGATATTTTAAAAAGTGATAAAACACCATATAAAGTTTTTACCCCTTTTTATAACTCTTTAGAACCTTTACATCAATCAAATTCTATAAAAGAGTTTGAAATCTCTAAAAATATAAAAAAAGTAGATTTTGATTATAGCTTTATTCCAACTTTAGAAGATTTGGGATTTATAGAACAAAAATTACCAGATTTTTTATATAAAAGTGCAGATGAGTTGATAGAGGATTTTTCAAAAAAACTTAACTCTTATCAAGAAAATAGAGATTATATATATTTAGATGCAGGTTCAAAGCTCTCAGTACATCTAAGATTTGGATTAATTTCACCTAAAATGATTTTTAATAGAGTAAAAAAACTACAAGTAAGTAAAAAAGAGATAAATTTTTTTATAAGAGAGCTTATTTGGAGAGAGTTTTATAACTATATTTTGTACCATTTCCCACAAAGTGAGTTTGAAAACTTAAATAAGATAGAGGTAAATTGGAGTCAAAATGATGAAAACTTTAAAAAATGGTGTGAAGGAAAAACAGGAGTTCCTATAATAGATGCTGCTATGAGATATTTTAATAATACAGGACTTATGCACAATCGTCTAAGAATGATAGTAGCCTCATATTTAGTTAAAAATTTGTTAATAGACTGGAAAAAAGGTGAGAACTATTTTGCACAAAAACTTTTAGATTATGAGAAAAGTTCAAATATTGGTTCTTGGCAATGGGCTGCAAGTACAGGAGTTGATGCAGTACCATATTTTAGAGTTTTTAATCCCTATTTACAATCAAAAAAATTTGATGCTAATGCAGTTTTTATAAAAAGTATTTTAAAAGAGTTAAAAGATATTCCAGTAAAATTAATACATATAGAAAATGGGGTTCAAGAAAATATTTTTTTAGATTACCCAAAACAGATTATTGGAATCTCAACTTCAAGAAATAGGGCTATTTTAGAGTTTAAAAGAGCAAATAGTGAAAAGTTTTAA
- a CDS encoding AtpZ/AtpI family protein — translation MEKNIEETKETKPKHRDKIEALDSLSVGISMVAAIIIGVGIGLGLKYLTGYTWTLWVGIFWGIAAAGLNVYKAYKRAQKVYEGMENDPRYAHRAKYGDKAFDDED, via the coding sequence ATGGAAAAAAATATAGAAGAAACAAAAGAAACAAAGCCAAAACATAGAGATAAAATAGAGGCCCTTGATAGTTTATCTGTTGGTATTTCTATGGTTGCTGCTATTATTATTGGAGTTGGTATAGGATTAGGACTTAAATATCTTACTGGATATACTTGGACTCTTTGGGTTGGTATTTTTTGGGGAATTGCAGCTGCAGGATTAAATGTTTATAAGGCTTATAAAAGAGCTCAAAAGGTGTATGAAGGTATGGAAAATGACCCACGATATGCACATAGAGCAAAATATGGTGATAAAGCTTTTGATGATGAAGATTGA
- a CDS encoding DUF1722 domain-containing protein: MILGVSSCLLGNLCRYDGHSVKDEFVFDSLMERVKFYEPLNQPSIKNGVGIFVKKLKEKMPNLPLEKEKRLNNAWLRENFLMQVYSYNDLKILLNNEKKISTLVKFHTSYKYLIYSKSHTSYKILGKIVANEGKKDIDELYKKYEEEFLKAIATKSTLNKTYNILLHIFGYFKKHITKEEKSDILESIYDFKNRVIPLISVIKIFNIYINRFNISYLMNQKFLNPYPAKLALRSDLKAYK, from the coding sequence GTGATTTTGGGAGTTTCATCTTGTTTATTGGGTAATTTATGTAGATATGATGGTCATAGTGTAAAAGATGAGTTTGTCTTTGATAGTTTAATGGAAAGGGTTAAATTTTATGAACCTTTAAATCAGCCCTCAATTAAAAATGGTGTAGGAATTTTTGTAAAAAAATTAAAAGAAAAAATGCCAAATCTTCCACTAGAAAAGGAGAAAAGATTAAATAATGCGTGGCTTAGAGAGAACTTTTTAATGCAAGTTTATTCATATAATGATTTAAAAATTTTATTAAATAATGAGAAAAAAATCTCTACTCTTGTGAAGTTTCATACCTCTTATAAGTATTTAATCTACTCAAAATCTCATACCTCTTATAAAATTTTAGGAAAAATAGTAGCAAATGAGGGAAAAAAAGATATTGATGAGTTATATAAAAAGTATGAAGAGGAGTTTTTAAAAGCAATAGCTACAAAATCTACTCTAAATAAAACTTATAATATCTTGCTTCATATTTTTGGATACTTCAAAAAACATATAACAAAAGAGGAAAAATCAGATATTTTAGAGAGTATTTATGACTTTAAAAATAGAGTAATTCCATTAATTAGTGTAATAAAAATTTTCAATATTTATATAAATAGATTTAATATATCCTATCTAATGAATCAAAAATTTTTAAACCCATATCCTGCAAAACTTGCATTAAGAAGTGATTTAAAGGCTTATAAATGA